A DNA window from Castanea sativa cultivar Marrone di Chiusa Pesio chromosome 7, ASM4071231v1 contains the following coding sequences:
- the LOC142642392 gene encoding trimethyltridecatetraene synthase-like: MELTSWAAVLAMAWLAALLFFFKHNPLRFHKLKLPPGPKPWPIIGNLNAIGPLPHQSFHKLSQKYGPIMQLKFGSVPVVVASSAEMAKQFLKTHDHIFACRPQTAAGKYTTYNFTNISWAPYGPYLRQGRKIYLSELFSSKQLESFEYIRVEERRALLSRLCALSGKPIRLKEHLSHLTLSVISRIVLGKKYFSESEYESSIVTLKEFQDMLDELFLLNGVLNIGDWIPGLDFLDLQGYVKRMKAITKKFDRFHDHVIGEHKAKRESVKDFVPKDMVDLLLQLADDPNIDVKLTYDNIKALTQDLVAGGTDTSATTVEWAMSELMKQPHLIKKATEELDRIIGRERWVEEKDIPQLPYIDAIMKETMRKHPVAVLLAPHLALQDCNVAGYDIRKGTTIFINTWSIGRDPSIWDAPEEFRPERFLGKPIDVKGQNFELLPFGSGRRMCPGYSLGLKMISSSLANMLHGFEWKLPENMKPEDLSMEEIYGLATPRKFPLVAVMKPRLPLHLY; this comes from the exons ATGGAGCTCACTTCTTGGGCTGCTGTTTTAGCCATGGCATGGCTAGCTGCTTTGCTCTTTTTCTTCAAACATAACCCCCTTCGATTCCACAAGCTAAAACTTCCACCAGGACCCAAACCTTGGCCTATCATAGGCAATCTAAACGCTATTGGTCCTCTCCCTCACCAATCCTTTCATAAATTGTCTCAAAAATACGGACCCATTATGCAACTTAAGTTCGGGTCTGTCCCAGTAGTGGTTGCTTCATCTGCCGAAATGGCAAAGCAATTCCTAAAAACACACGATCACATCTTTGCCTGTAGACCCCAAACTGCTGCTGGGAAATACACCACTTATAACTTCACCAATATCTCATGGGCACCTTATGGACCATATTTGCGCCAAGGGCGTAAGATATATCTCTCTGAGCTATTTAGCTCGAAACAACTGGAGTCCTTTGAGTATATTCGCGTCGAAGAAAGGCGTGCTCTTCTCTCACGCTTATGTGCCTTGTCTGGGAAGCCGATTAGGCTGAAAGAGCATCTCTCGCACCTTACATTAAGCGTCATAAGCAGAATTGTATTGGGCAAGAAGTATTTCAGCGAGTCTGAATATGAGTCTTCGATAGTGACACTCAAAGAATTTCAAGATATGTTGGACGAATTGTTCTTGCTAAATGGGGTGTTGAACATTGGGGACTGGATACCAGGGCTCGATTTCTTAGACTTGCAGGGATACGTGAAGCGAATGAAGGctatcacaaaaaaatttgatcGATTCCATGACCATGTTATTGGTGAACATAAGGCAAAGAGAGAAAGCGTGAAAGATTTTGTGCCAAAGGATATGGTGGATTTATTATTGCAGCTCGCCGATGATCCTAATATTGATGTTAAGCTCACTTATGACAATATCAAAGCGCTCACTCAG GATCTTGTAGCTGGAGGTACAGATACCTCTGCAACTACTGTGGAATGGGCTATGTCTGAACTCATGAAGCAACCACATCTCATCAAAAAGGCAACGGAAGAACTGGATAGGATTATTGGAAGAGAAAGATGGGTAGAAGAGAAAGACATCCCACAGCTTCCTTATATTGATGCAATTATGAAAGAAACAATGAGAAAACACCCTGTTGCCGTATTGCTTGCACCACATTTGGCTCTTCAAGACTGCAATGTAGCTGGTTACGACATTCGCAAAGGAACAACAATATTCATAAACACTTGGAGTATAGGAAGAGATCCATCAATATGGGATGCACCAGAAGAGTTCCGCCCAGAGAGATTTTTGGGTAAGCCTATTGATGTGAAGGGACAAAATTTTGAGCTATTGCCATTTGGTTCAGGGAGGAGGATGTGCCCTGGGTATAGCCTAGGACTAAAGATGATTAGCTCCAGTTTGGCTAATATGTTGCATGGGTTTGAGTGGAAATTGCCAGAAAATATGAAGCCAGAAGATTTGAGCATGGAGGAAATCTATGGCTTGGCTACGCCAAGAAAGTTTCCACTTGTTGCAGTCATGAAGCCACGGCTCCCGCTTCATCTTTATTAG